The following coding sequences are from one Leishmania braziliensis MHOM/BR/75/M2904 complete genome, chromosome 36 window:
- a CDS encoding putative G-actin binding protein — MPPPPPPPPPPPPPPANDGASSASVGGAAAAVFAEICQGGDNITARLRHVTDDQKTYKQNIQHGEIDMSELERKKAAAEERRLAQKQNERTSGEGAVQTPVLALEGDKRWIVRYQAGSPAEQLPLVLDKAEMRHAVRIENCQHAYITITNKVNSVSIVNCAKVQVALQTIVSSLEVLSCADVDVQVTQAAPTIDIERSTSVNVYLLDHEQARKTEIVTACSSTVNVLFPSEKDGDIVECAIPEQFVTRLVSDGKGGDKVCTKPCDSF; from the coding sequence ATGCCgcccccgccaccgccccctcctccgccgccgccgccgccggctaACGACGGCGCATCCAGCGCCAGCgttggcggtgcagcagcagccgtgttTGCAGAGATCTGCCAAGGCGGCGACAACATCactgcgcggctgcgtcaCGTCACGGATGATCAAAAGACATACAAGCAGAACATTCAGCACGGTGAAATCGACATGAGTGAGCTGGAGCGCAAAAAAGCGGCCGCCGAAGAACGACGACTTGCACAGAAGCAAAATGAACGCACCTCCGGAGAGGGGGCCGTGCAGACGCCGGTGTTGGCGTTGGAGGGGGACAAACGGTGGATCGTCAGGTACCAAGCCGGCAGTCcagcagagcagctgccGTTGGTGCTTGACAAGGCAGAGATGCGCCATGCCGTCCGTATCGAGAATTGCCAGCATGCTTacatcaccatcaccaacAAGGTGAATTCCGTGAGCATCGTCAACTGTGCCAAGGTGCAGGTGGCTCTGCAAACGATTGTCTCCTCTCTCGAGGTACTCAGCTGCGCTGACGTTGATGTCCAAGTGACGCAGGCAGCGCCAACTATCGACATCGAGCGTTCTACCAGTGTGAATGTGTACCTACTGGACCACGAGCAGGCTCGCAAGACGGAGATCGTCACGGCGTGCAGCTCCACCGTCAAcgttctcttcccctcaGAAAAGGATGGCGATATTGTCGAGTGCGCCATTCCGGAGCAGTTCGTCACGCGCCTCGTGTCAGACGGCAAGGGGGGCGACAAGGTCTGCACGAAGCCATGCGACTCTTTCTAA
- a CDS encoding putative aminopeptidase P1: MLCRAWRTASVRRRSVLSTWNSTRWIQSLNAVREEVSVQEYADRRKRFLECLPDNSVVLLPAADESLYSHDILWPHRQDSLWYHLFGMRISMRRQLAPPCSAITEDVRITMAVFAKGIQGIPTRTLLCVPPVTTDSATLVWRSEAAPLSEYKRLLGADEDAAPSPRTHENVVTTNEVGTVCEEVRRFITEMAQQQIMQWLVHSDHPLTTSPGGGGGGGGGGELGGRLLPLGLIPSVFAAYPQQLRWDGRGYRLRQRSKSLPRTKTRGVARSTSVFHHPLEAFFFTLSATPFVLHLPRPLLCAAAAAAAAPGQQPVCSVVKFSYSAVDGYTPGLAPSTASVLPTQGCVSSTPRGRDPPASLVTSSVSADSESDNTMQIHLPVLRSDAYAWLYRQTKPPSQLRQHLRSARATEDAFLQLMRRATTTLSEHVLHCAFQRAVCDISERAGAAVQVRSAYIPVVASGVRGTEIHFTDNDGVAALGDVVRVDAGVEVDGVPTDCTRTLPIGCSHFSPSYVPLYEGLLQIQRKLLRCMGPGVSISEITRMHIAETQALLCSLGIDVRRTATSSQEQQVPLNLVRSCFCAHLFGHFFGLDIHEELSSASQPHARVAEKEGSARQQRPTSRTLRGGMMHTVEPGVYIPSVQRATLFGLEGTHFPIAFHGGVGMQIEDDVLVLPSPGDEDVDVCSDEESRVYLPWSRGEYLQHALAAFHRYYDGGDAGTTPSLLVSVCDAHVSTVGAGGMTAAARNVLRFLFAQRVSMDGLPKAMASLAADVCTIQQQTFVPNPAYLDGPPVPHAAVSDWYPYSSIVLTATIPKDIELIEVVMQQ, translated from the coding sequence ATGCTCTGTCGAGCATGGCGCACCGCATCAGTGCGCAGGCGTAGTGTGTTGAGCACATGGAACTCGACGCGCTGGATCCAAAGCTTAAACGCAGTACGTGAAGAAGTGAGCGTGCAGGAATACGCGGACCGGCGCAAGCGGTTCCTGGAGTGCCTCCCAGATAATTCCGTTGTTCTTCTTCCCGCTGCCGATGAATCTCTATACAGCCACGATATCCTGTGGCCGCACCGTCAGGACTCCTTGTGGTATCACCTGTTCGGCATGCGCATCTCGATGCGGCGTCAACTCGCCCCGCCTTGTTCGGCGATCACCGAGGATGTGCGGATCACCATGGCAGTCTTTGCCAAGGGCATACAAGGCATCCCCACGCGAACCCTCCTTTGTGTGCCGCCCGTCACCACGGACAGTGCGACGCTGGTGTGGAGATCGGAGGCAGCGCCTCTCAGCGAGTACAAGCGTCTTctcggcgctgatgaggaTGCTGCTCCGTCGCCTCGCACGCATGAAAACGTGGTCACGACGAACGAAGTGGGGACCGTCTGCGAGGAGGTGCGTCGGTTTATCACGGAgatggcacagcagcagataATGCAATGGTTAGTGCACAGTGACCACCCGCTCACAACATCGccagggggaggaggaggaggtggtggtggtggggaacTGGGAGGAAGGCTACTCCCGCTCGGTCTCATACCGAGCGTGTTTGCGGCGTATCCACAACAGCTGCGTTGGGATGGCAGAGGCTaccgccttcgccagcggAGCAAGTCGTTGCCCCGCACAAAAACGAGGGGTGTAgcccgcagcacctcggtCTTTCACCATCCGCTTGAGGCGTTCTTCTTCACGCTTAGCGCGACGCCCTTTGTTCTCCACCTGCCACGACCTCTCCTttgtgcggcagcagcagcagcagcagcgccggggcAACAACCGGTCTGCAGCGTAGTCAAATTCAGCTACTCGGCAGTCGACGGGTACACTCCTGGGCTCGCacccagcaccgccagcgtgCTACCTACACAAGGATGCGTGTCCTCTACCCCACGAGGACGTGATCCCCCGGCTTCCCTCGTCACCTCATCCGTAAGCGCGGACAGCGAGTCAGATAACACGATGCAAATACATCTGCCTGTCCTCCGCAGTGATGCGTACGCATGGCTGTACCGGCAGACCAAACCCCCTTCACAACTACGACAACACCTTCGAAGTGCCCGCGCGACCGAGGATGCTTTTCTGCAGCTCATGCGGCGCGCCACCACAACGCTCTCCGAGCACGTGCTGCACTGCGCATTTCAGCGTGCTGTGTGCGACATCAGCGagcgcgccggtgcagctGTCCAGGTGCGATCCGCGTACATTCCCGTTGTGGCAAGCGGAGTGCGCGGCACCGAAATCCACTTCACAGACAACGATGGTGTGGCCGCGTTGGGTGACGTCGTGCGCGTGGACGccggggtggaggtggacgGCGTCCCCACGGACTGCACGCGAACACTTCCAATAGGTTGCTCGCACTTTTCTCCCTCATATGTGCCCCTGTATGAAGGATTGCTTCAGATTCAGCGCAAGCTACTCCGGTGCATGGGGCCGGGGGTTTCTATCAGTGAGATAACTCGAATGCACATCGCCGAAACACAGGCGCTATTGTGCTCGCTTGGGATCGATGTGCGTCGTACAGCGACCTCATCGCAGGAGCAGCAAGTACCGCTTAACCTGGTTCGCTCCTGCTTCTGCGCTCACTTGTTTGGCCATTTCTTCGGCCTCGACATCCACGAGGAGCTAAGCAGCGCCTCGCAACCGCACGCAAGAGTGGCGGAAAAGGAAGGGtccgcacggcagcagcgaccgaCTTCGCGCACCCTCCGAGGCGGGATGATGCACACTGTTGAGCCTGGCGTCTACATACCGAGCGTACAACGTGCGACCCTCTTCGGCTTGGAGGGGACGCACTTTCCCATAGCGTTTCACGGTGGCGTTGGTATGCAAATCGAAGATGACGTTCTTGTCTTGCCTTCCCCGGGAGACGAGGACGTCGACGTTTGCAGCGATGAAGAGTCTCGGGTCTACTTACCTTGGAGCCGCGGAGAGTACCTCCAGCACGCCCTCGCTGCTTTTCATCGCTACTACGACGGTGGAGACGCAGGGACGACACCCTCCCTGCTGGTATCGGTATGTGACGCGCATGTCTCCACAGTAGGGGCGGGAGGTAtgactgcagctgcgcgaaaCGTGTTGCGCTTTTTGTTTGCCCAACGCGTGTCTATGGACGGGTTGCCAAAGGCGATGGCGTCCCTGGCGGCGGACGTGTGCACCATACAACAGCAGACGTTTGTTCCAAATCCAGCGTACCTGGACGGACCACCAGTGCCCCACGCGGCAGTCTCTGACTGGTACCCGTACTCGAGCATTGTCTTGACAGCCACGATTCCAAAGGACATTGAGCTCATAGAAGTTGTCATGCAGCAGTGA
- a CDS encoding putative isoleucyl-tRNA synthetase, with the protein MAGESTQQHEDPQAGQQRGPLKNFPDVLNFSHMEEEVLAMWREKDCFRTSMKLSEGRRPFSFYDGPPFATGLPHYGHILAGTIKDMVTRFAYQTNHHVVRRFGWDCHGLPVEYEIDKMLGIKTSHDVAKLGIDKYNAECKKIVTRYVDEWRKTVERVGRWIDFDDDYKTMHLTYMESVWWVFSQLWEKKLVYRGFRVMPYSTACTTPLSNFEANSNYKEVSDLAVTIAFQTRDDPNTYFLAWTTTPWTLPSNLSLCVHPELDYVKVLDTKSKRHYWFAEARLAEVYPKKEGKKANKAKDGDNAAEADAAPYAVVEKLKGAQLVGARYVPLFSYFESSMGATAFRVISGTYVTTDAGTGIVHQAPAFGEDDYQVCLDAGIFEKGGKFVCPVDENGMFTGEVTDFAGKHVKEADPEIIKALEAKGHLFHKASIVHSYPFCWRSDTPLIYKAVESWFVNVEAFRDRLIDCNDKTYWVPDFVKTRRFSNWLAEARDWNVSRNRYWGTPLPIWHSEDWEEIVCIGSVKQLEELSGVTGITDIHRDFVDHITIPSKRPGMPRLKRVPMVFDCWFESGSMPYAQEHYPYENQDKFKSLFPADFVSEGLDQTRGWFYTLLVLGVALFDVSPFRNVAVSGLVLAEDGKKMSKRLKNYPEPKVVVDTYGADALRMYMISSPVVRAEPLRFRETGVKAVVKDILLPLFNAAKFFISNTNYCIEAGGQVSLQVRSTNEMDRWILASCQTLLRYVKAEMKLYRLYNVVPGILRFVGDLSNWYVRMNRRRMKNSTDSEDRSQALSTMLYLLFSVSRIVGHIAPFVAEMLYQQIKPLLPVTTQVDSVHYLMIPDEDASYDDPELERAMSRMMNIVDLVRVLRDQMVIPIKRPVRQVVIVHPDQEYLDDVRKVANYIKDEVNAFEIVMSSGQEYLETKLDANFEVLGKKYRKEMPAIRKGIQAMTPEEVANFLHDQKGVVVGKELTIEDVKVLRQVKEGITDFQSNTDNDVVVLVDKREDQELIDSWRAREFVNRVQQLRKKAKLLVTDRVDVYFEAEEADLTASILQSKDQINQTLRGMWTTMDQKPSDATLVAEEDNSISGMAVRLVFTNPKA; encoded by the coding sequence ATGGCGGGTGAGAgtacgcagcagcacgaagaCCCCCAAGCGGGACAGCAACGTGGGCCGCTGAAGAATTTCCCCGATGTGCTTAATTTCTCGcacatggaggaggaggtgctggcaATGTGGCGCGAGAAAGACTGCTTTCGCACCTCAATGAAGCTCTCCGAGGGCCGCAGGCCCTTTAGCTTCTACGACGGCCCGCCGTTTGCGACTGGTCTCCCGCACTACGGGCATATCTTGGCTGGCACTATCAAGGACATGGTCACTCGCTTTGCCTATCAGACGAACCACCACGTCGTCCGTCGCTTTGGCTGGGACTGCCACGGCCTCCCGGTGGAGTACGAGATTGACAAGATGCTCGGGATCAAGACGTCGCATGACGTGGCGAAGCTCGGCATTGACAAATACAACGCCGAGTGCAAGAAGATTGTCACCCGTTACGTTGACGAGTGGAGGAAGACGGTCGAGCGCGTCGGCCGCTGGATCGACTTCGACGACGACTACAAGACGATGCACCTCACGTACATGGAGAGTGTCTGGTGGGTCTTCTCGCAGCTATGGGAAAAGAAGCTGGTGTATCGCGGCTTCCGCGTGATGCCATACTCGACCGCCTGTACGACGCCGCTGAGCAACTTCGAGGCGAACTCCAACTACAAGGAGGTCAGCGACCTGGCTGTGACGATTGCCTTCCAGACTCGCGACGACCCCAACACGTACTTCCTTGCGTGGACTACAACGCCATGGACTTTGCCGAGCAACCTCAGTTTGTGCGTGCACCCCGAGTTGGACTACGTGAAGGTGTTGGACACCAAGTCGAAGCGGCACTACTGGTTCGCGGAGGCCCGCCTGGCGGAGGTGTACCCGAAGAAGGAGGGCAAGAAAGCCAACAAGGCAAAGGATGGCGACAACGCTGCGGAGGCCGATGCCGCACCGTATGCGGTCGTGGAGAAGCTCAAGGGCGCACAGCTCGTGGGTGCGAGATACGTACCGCTTTTCTCGTACTTTGAGTCGTCCATGGGTGCAACGGCCTTCCGTGTCATCTCCGGTACCTACGTGACGACGGACGCTGGTACGGGGATTGTGCATCAGGCCCCCGCCTTCGGTGAAGATGATTACCAGGTGTGCCTCGACGCCGGCATCTTTGAGAAGGGTGGCAAGTTCGTCTGCCCGGTCGACGAGAACGGCATGTTCACGGGTGAGGTAACAGACTTCGCCGGCAAGCACGTCAAGGAGGCGGACCCGGAGATTATCAAGGCGCTTGAGGCGAAGGGGCATCTCTTCCACAAGGCGTCCATTGTGCACAGCTATCCCTTTTGTTGGCGCAGCGACACCCCGCTCATCTACAAGGCTGTCGAGTCGTGGTTTGTCAACGTCGAGGCCTTCCGCGACCGTCTCATCGACTGCAACGACAAGACGTACTGGGTGCCTGACTTCGTCAAGACCCGCCGCTTTTCCAACTGGCTCGCCGAGGCCCGCGACTGGAACGTGTCGCGCAACCGCTACTGGGGAACACCACTGCCGATCTGGCACAGCGAGGACTGGGAGGAGATTGTGTGCATCGGCAGTGTCAAGCAGCTCGAGGAGCTCTCCGGCGTCACCGGCATCACAGACATCCACCGCGATTTCGTCGACCATATCACGATCCCCAGTAAGCGTCCCGGCATGCCGCGGTTGAAGCGCGTGCCGATGGTATTCGATTGCTGGTTTGAGTCTGGCTCGATGCCGTATGCCCAGGAGCACTACCCCTATGAGAACCAGGATAAGTTCAAGAGCCTGTTTCCGGCCGACTTTGTCTCGGAGGGCTTAGACCAGACGCGCGGTTGGTTCTACACCCTCCTGGTGCTCGGCGTTGCCCTCTTCGACGTGTCCCCTTTCCGCAACGTCGCCGTCAGCGGGCTCGTTCTCGCCGAGGACGGTAAGAAAATGAGCAAGCGCCTCAAGAACTACCCGGAGCCGAAGGTGGTGGTCGACACATACGGCGCGGATGCACTGCGCATGTACATGATTAGTTCTCCGGTGGTGCGCGCCGAGCCGCTGCGCTTCCGCGAGACTGGTGTGAAGGCTGTGGTCAAGGACATCCTCCTGCCCCTGTTCAACGCCGCGAAGTTCTTCATCTCGAACACGAACTACTGCATTGAGGCCGGTGGTCAGgtgtcgctgcaggtgcgcagCACGAACGAGATGGACCGCTGGATCCTCGCCTCGTGCCAGACTCTACTGCGCTACGTGAAGGCCGAGATGAAGCTGTACCGCCTGTACAACGTCGTTCCCGGCATTCTGCGCTTCGTCGGTGACTTGTCCAATTGGTACGTGCGCATGAACCGCCGCCGCATGAAGAACTCCACCGACAGCGAGGACCGCTCGCAGGCACTGTCGACAATGTTGTATCTCCTCTTTTCGGTCTCCCGCATTGTGGGCCACATCGCCCCCTTTGTGGCAGAAATGCTTTATCAGCAGATCAAACCCCTCCTCCCGGTGACCACACAAGTGGACTCTGTACACTACCTCATGATTCCCGACGAGGACGCCTCCTACGACGACCCGGAACTGGAGCGCGCCATGTCGCGCATGATGAACATTGTGGATCTGGTCcgtgtgctgcgcgatcaGATGGTCATCCCTATCAAACGGCCAGTGCGACAGGTTGTTATTGTGCACCCGGACCAAGAGTACCTTGATGACGTGCGCAAAGTGGCGAACTACATCAAGGACGAGGTGAACGCATTCGAGATTGTCATGTCGAGTGGCCAGGAGTACCTGGAGACCAAACTGGACGCGAACTTCGAGGTGCTTGGCAAGAAGTACCGCAAGGAGATGCCTGCGATCCGCAAAGGCATCCAGGCCATGACACCGGAGGAGGTGGCCAACTTCCTGCATGACCAAAagggcgtcgtcgtcggcaaGGAGCTGACCATCGAGGACGTCAAGGTACTGCGCCAGGTCAAGGAGGGCATCACCGACTTCCAGAGCAACACGGACAACGATGTCGTCGTGCTGGTCGACAAGCGCGAGGATCAGGAACTCATTGACTCGTGGCGCGCACGTGAGTTCGTTAACCGTGTACAGCAGCTGCGGAAGAAGGCGAAGCTGCTGGTGACGGACCGGGTGGATGTGTACTTcgaagcggaggaggcagacCTGACAGCCTCCATCCTCCAGTCCAAGGACCAGATCAACCAGACGTTGAGGGGTATGTGGACAACGATGGACCAGAAGCCCAGCGACGCCACGCTTGTCGCGGAGGAAGATAACAGCATCTCGGGCATGGCGGTGCGCCTCGTCTTCACCAATCCCAAAGCTTAA